The following coding sequences lie in one Zingiber officinale cultivar Zhangliang chromosome 2B, Zo_v1.1, whole genome shotgun sequence genomic window:
- the LOC122045015 gene encoding protein THYLAKOID ASSEMBLY 8, chloroplastic-like — MASLSIATTLPLHFPCRPPTAATVGVTPVICGPRDNRGKLLRGRSLTTEAILAVQALKRAAAAGDDPKVDRIFASDFSRLVKSDLLAALRELQRQDQSRLALKAFAAARSEPWYRVDLNLYAEMVSTLSRCGSPHEIDTLVADLMEEEGWLSADTAKGVPRLVRALTAAGRGKVVANVYREAKRCAFEPDEYLFKFMIRGLKRLGQEAAAAEVERDYQLWLECGCFPVETLPV, encoded by the coding sequence ATGGCGTCCCTCTCCATCGCCACTACCCTTCCCCTTCACTTCCCGTGCCGTCCGCCCACCGCAGCCACCGTAGGCGTGACGCCTGTGATATGCGGCCCGCGAGACAACCGCGGTAAGCTCCTCCGCGGCCGGAGCCTCACCACGGAGGCCATCCTCGCCGTGCAGGCGCTCAAGCGCGCCGCGGCCGCCGGCGACGATCCCAAGGTCGATCGGATTTTCGCCTCCGACTTCTCCCGCCTCGTCAAATCGGACCTCCTCGCCGCCCTACGGGAGCTGCAGCGCCAGGACCAGTCGCGCCTCGCCTTGAAAGCCTTCGCTGCCGCCCGAAGCGAACCGTGGTACCGCGTCGATCTCAACCTCTACGCCGAGATGGTCTCCACCTTGTCCAGGTGCGGATCGCCGCACGAGATCGATACCCTGGTCGCCGATCTGATGGAGGAGGAGGGATGGCTCTCCGCGGACACCGCCAAGGGTGTTCCCCGACTCGTCAGGGCTCTGACGGCCGCCGGAAGGGGAAAGGTTGTGGCGAACGTCTATAGGGAAGCAAAGAGATGCGCGTTCGAGCCGGATGAGTACTTGTTCAAGTTCATGATAAGAGGATTGAAGAGATTGGGGCAAGAAGCTGCTGCTGCGGAAGTGGAGAGAGACTACCAGTTATGGCTTGAATGCGGATGCTTCCCTGTGGAAACGCTGCCTGTTTGA
- the LOC122045017 gene encoding uncharacterized protein LOC122045017 encodes MDSETKAGDGVLDLNFVAGEQPETLTGGPADLGSGVPEIGVKEDEEVEEVSGDHDTEISALAEVGKVAAEVEDTEADRDVVDEKSKETVIDEDESARASGSSAKRKKGRRRKSAVVRDEYDSRSRAFQDENKTVFAVSDIVWGKVRSHPWWPAQIFDPSDASKMASNNRKKDHYLVAYFGDKTFAWCDDSQLKPFQKHFLQLENQNSMEAFVTAKDDALQEVSRRVDLGMACHCFMDRSYASLMNSKFENAGVRERTPSYPVNKSWIANSFDPLRLIDSIEAFARSPNGRIDKLELVILKSQLKAIYRLKGYSELPTFVIGAGLEDNIEVSVSVENKSGQKTAVDPSKPIFADNASRKTKSRDKGSSVGKEKHDSTSKRKISGKEVGGSSSPTFSDDAFRKTKSRDKGGSVGKEKQDSQSKKKRSDSNVADRSNPTSKTKSKERGSSVGKEKQIPPLKGKRSDKEFTHPSSDDDLRKTKSVSSRSSVGTEKHVVERGRKRKSLSKLIEESSDDGKDACEMNASHSSHRNQELEDFDVDDIGKGKEKKLDALGDFVTKSQTSSSKQQSKFGELMRRVAGQMTGSPPMLKPNGETIRKSSSKVTRRKRGRSAILKQKKTVIEIESDSNGHSSDEMHPEDTAISEDEKFASSGQDTEGEPQIKKQNKKQSAGDPTVSLPLGRMPDTYSEGNSLDPSNRSSEFSPKSSLPVEAEPNTIVLVHEDNGATSDEMHVDAHG; translated from the exons ATGGATTCTGAGACTAAGGCCGGAGATGGCGTACTCGACCTCAACTTCGTTGCTGGCGAACAGCCGGAAACCCTAACAGGCGGTCCCGCGGATTTGGGTTCGGGCGTGCCGGAAATCGGAGtgaaggaagatgaggaagttGAGGAGGTGAGTGGGGATCATGACACAGAAATTAGCGCTTTAGCTGAAGTGGGAAAGGTTGCTGCGGAAGTCGAAGATACGGAAGCAGACCGTGATGTGGTTGATGAGAAATCGAAGGAGACAGTTATTGACGAAGACGAAAGTGCGAGGGCAAGCGGATCCAGTGCCAAGCGAAAGAAGGGAAGGCGTCGGAAATCTGCTGTGGTTCGTGATGAGTATGATTCTCGTTCCCGTGCCTTTCAAGATGAGAACAAGACTGTGTTTGCAGTTTCTGATATAGTATGGGGTAAGGTGAGGAGCCATCCGTGGTGGCCGGCCCAAATATTCGATCCTTCTGATGCGTCCAAGATGGCATCGAACAATCGGAAAAAGGATCACTATCTGGTTGCATACTTCGGAGACAAAACCTTTGCTTGGTGTGATGATTCACAATTGAAGCCTTTTCAGAAACACTTTTTGCAGTTAGAAAACCAAAACAGCATGGAGGCATTTGTGACTGCTAAGGATGATGCACTCCAGGAGGTGTCGCGGCGTGTTGATTTGGGAATGGCATGCCACTGTTTTATGGATAGAAGTTATGCTAGCCTTATGAATTCGAAGTTTGAGAATGCTGGTGTACGGGAACGAACTCCTAGCTATCCTGTTAACAAGTCTTGGATTGCAAACTCCTTTGATCCTCTTAGGTTAATTGATTCTATCGAAGCATTCGCACGGTCACCAAATGGAAGGATAGACAAATTGGAACTTGTAATATTGAAGTCTCAGTTGAAAGCCATCTATCGTTTGAAGGGATATTCAGAACTTCCAACATTTGTTATTGGTGCTGGACTAGAGGATAACATTGAAGTTTCAGTATCTGTGGAAAATAAATCAGGTCAAAAAACTGCTGTTGACCCCTCGAAACCAATTTTTGCAGATAATGCTTCTAGGAAGACCAAGTCAAGAGACAAAGGGAGCTCAGTTGGCAAAGAGAAGCATGATTCGACTTCTAAGAGAAAAATATCAGGTAAAGAAGTTGGTGGCTCTTCAAGTCCAACTTTTTCAGATGATGCTTTTAGGAAGACAAAGTCAAGAGACAAAGGGGGCTCGGTTGGTAAAGAGAAACAGGATTCACAATCCAAGAAGAAAAGATCAGACAGCAACGTTGCTGATCGCTCAAATCCGACTTCTAAAACAAAGTCAAAAGAGAGAGGGAGCTCAGTTGGCAAAGAGAAACAGATTCCACCATTGAAGGGGAAAAGATCAGATAAAGAATTCACCCATCCCTCTTCAGATGATGATTTGAGAAAGACAAAGTCAGTAAGTAGCAGGAGCTCAGTTGGCACAGAGAAACATGTAGTTGAGCGTGGTAGGAAAAGGAAGAGCTTATCTAAACTAATTGAAGAGAGTTCGGATGACGGTAAAGATGCATGTGAAATGAATGCTTCACATTCATCTCACAGAAATCAGGAACTTGAAGATTTTGATGTTGATGATATAGGGAAGGGAAAGGAGAAAAAACTTGATGCCTTGGGAGATTTCGTGACCAAATCACAGActtcaagttctaagcaacagtCCAAGTTTGGAGAACTCATGCGCAGAGTGGCAGGGCAGATGACAGGGTCACCTCCTATGCTGAAACCTAATGGTGAAACAATCCGTAAGAGCTCATCCAAAGTGACCCGCAGAAAACGTGGTCGCAGTGCTATCCTTAAACAAAAGAAGACTGTAATAGAAATTGAGAGCGACTCAAATGGCCATTCCTCAGATGAGATGCATCCTGAGGACACTGCTATTAGTGAGGATGAGAAGTTTGCATCGAGTGGGCAGGACACAGAAGGAGAACCACaaataaagaaacaaaataaGAAGCAATCTGCAGGTGATCCAACAGTTTCACTTCCATTGGGAAGAATGCCAGATACATATTCTGAGGGCAATTCCTTAGATCCGAGTAACAGGTCTTCAGAGTTTTCACCAAAAAGTTCATTGCCTGTTGAAGCTGAACCTAACACAATTGTTTTAG TCCACGAGGATAATGGAGCTACTTCAGATGAGATGCATGTTGATGCCCATGGATGA